The following DNA comes from Candidatus Thermoplasmatota archaeon.
CTAAAAGATAATCCATCTGGTGAGGATCCTTTAAAACCTTATTATGCGATGCTTGCGGGTTTAATTGCGGGGATAATTATTGGTTTGAGTACAGAGTATTTCACTTCTGAGAAACAGAAACCCGCCCAGGGTATAGCTAATGCAGCGAAAACAGGACCAGCTACTGTTATTATCCAAGGTATGGTTACTGGTATGATGAGTACAGTTATTCCTATTATTTCTGTTGTTGTTGCTATGATTGTTGCTTATTATTTTGCTGAGTTTTATGGTGTTGCAATCTCTGCGGTTGGTATGCTTAGTGTTCTTGGTATTTCTTTGGCTACTGATTGTTATGGGCCGGTTGCTGACAACTCAGCAGGTATAGCTGAGATGGCTGGGATGGGCAAGGATGTTCGTGAGCGTGCTGAGTCTCTTGATGCAGTTGGTAATACAACTGCTGCGATGGGCAAGGGTTTTGCTATTGGTTCAGCTGCTATTACAGCATTAGCTTTGATTGCCACTTTTATCGAGTCGCTCAGATTGTATCCTGATAAAATTTCTGACATAAACGCTATACTTACGATTAGTAACTCTAATTTGGTCGCTGGTGTTTTTATTGGTGCTATGCTTCCTTTTGTGTTTATTGCTCTTACTATGGGTGCAGTTGGTAAAGCAGCGCATAGTATGGTTGAAGAAGTACGTTACCAGTTCAAAGAGTTTAAACTTCTAAGCAACTCGAATGCTAAACCTGATTATTCGCGGTGTGTACGAATTAGTACAAAGAGGGCTTTAAAGGAGATGATTCTACCAAGTTTAATGGCAGTTATATCACCTATAGTAGTTGGTCTCGTCTTCGGTCCTGCAGGGCTCGGCGGTTTACTACTCGGCTCTATATCAACAGGTTTCTTGCTTGCTGTATTCCTTGCAAACGCTGGTGGCGCTTGGGATAACGCAAAAAAATACATTGAATCTGGTAATCTTGGTGGAAAAGGCTCCCCTGCTCATAAAGCCGCTGTTATTGGTGATACAGTGGGTGATCCTTGTAAGGATACATCTGGTCCTTCTCTGAATATACTCATAAAATTAATGTCAGTGGTATCACTTGTGTTCCTGCCTTTATTTGTTATGTTCCAGTAAACCTAAGGACTCAAAAAGCATATAAGGTATGAACATATTCAAGGAAGGAAATTTAATCTTATAGAGTTGATTAAAATATGTATGCTATAGTGAAAGTTGAGGATACAATTCGTATTCCACCTGAAAGATTTGGGGAAGACATTGATACTGTTGTAGAAGAGATTGTGCAGAAAACCTTTGAGGGTACGATGGGAAAGGATTATGGTTTGATTGTTGTAACTGATAATATTGAAACAATTGGCGAGGGTATTGTTATACACGGTGATGGAGCATTGTATCAGCGGGTAACTTTTAAGGCTCTAACTTTTAAACCAGAGCTGCAAGAGATACTTGATGGCATTGTTTGTGAGATTGTAGAGTTTGGTGCATTCTGTCACATCGGTCCTTTTGATGCCCTTATTCATATGAGCCAGATAATGAATGATTATGTCGAGGTTGATTCAGAAGGCGAGATGATTGTTGGTAAAGAGAAAAAACAGGTTCTTAAAACAGGAGATTCTGTTAGGGCTCGTGTTGTCTCAGTGAGCCTGAATGAGTTGTCTGCTAGGGAAAGCAAGATTGGTTTAACTATGAGGCAGCCTGCTTTGGGTTCGCACGAGTGGTTGAAGGCTGGTCCTGCTGAGAAAGATAAAAAGAAAAAAGAAGAGCCTAAGAAAAAAGATGAAAAGGAGAAGGGTAAAAAGTGAAGAATCTAAGCGCATGTAAAATCTGTCATCTACTCACTAACAAGGATGTTTGTCCAAATTGTTCGCTTCCAACGTCTAAGAGGTGGCAGGGTTATGTTATTATTCGTGACCCTGAGCATTCTCAGATAGCCAAGAAGATGAATATTACGAAACCTGGTAAATATGCGTTAAAGGTAAGGTAGTGATGCGTTTATTACCTGATAAATTGAGAGACAAGTTAAAGGAACCTATTGGTAGATTTTTTGTTGACGAAAAAGAGCTTATTGGTTTTTTAAAAAACGAAAAGTATATTGTTTCTGTTGGAGACCAGGTTACATACACATTGTTGAAAAATAATATATCACCTATTTTTTGTGTCGTTGATTTTAAGATAAAAAGAAATCTTTATTCTAGTGATTTTAAAAAACTGATTAAATCTTTTGGTAAAAAAATGGTTAGGGTAAAAAACCGTCAGGGAGAGATATCTGATGAGCTTTGGGAGGCTATAAAAACTGCTTATAATGTTCTGGAGGAGGGTTCTCAGCGTATAGAGGTTATTGGTGAGGAGGATATGGCTTCTTTAGCAGCTATATTTCTCGCTCCTAGGAGTGACGTAACTATAATATATGGATTGCCGGATAAGGGGG
Coding sequences within:
- a CDS encoding sodium-translocating pyrophosphatase, with protein sequence MDIISIIIVLSGLVALLYASYLVYKIQRQSSGTPKMQEISSAIHEGATAFLNSENKVLVVFIIAVAAILFGVSYVPNSNMHWGTALAFIVGAILSILSGNIGMRIATLANAKTAEGAKDSVNKGLSIAFSSGAVMGITVVGLGVLGVFGMYTLFTSIFEYSSFDAAKILFGFGFGASSVALFARVGGGIYTKSADVGADLVGKIEENIPEDDPRNPAVIADLVGDNVGDVAGMGADLYESYVESIIATMALAAIAGGFALTRYGGNAIMLPLLISGIGIFASIIGMFFVRTGKRANVYSAMRNGLFASTILVAILGGIATWFLLKDNPSGEDPLKPYYAMLAGLIAGIIIGLSTEYFTSEKQKPAQGIANAAKTGPATVIIQGMVTGMMSTVIPIISVVVAMIVAYYFAEFYGVAISAVGMLSVLGISLATDCYGPVADNSAGIAEMAGMGKDVRERAESLDAVGNTTAAMGKGFAIGSAAITALALIATFIESLRLYPDKISDINAILTISNSNLVAGVFIGAMLPFVFIALTMGAVGKAAHSMVEEVRYQFKEFKLLSNSNAKPDYSRCVRISTKRALKEMILPSLMAVISPIVVGLVFGPAGLGGLLLGSISTGFLLAVFLANAGGAWDNAKKYIESGNLGGKGSPAHKAAVIGDTVGDPCKDTSGPSLNILIKLMSVVSLVFLPLFVMFQ
- a CDS encoding DNA-directed RNA polymerase yields the protein MYAIVKVEDTIRIPPERFGEDIDTVVEEIVQKTFEGTMGKDYGLIVVTDNIETIGEGIVIHGDGALYQRVTFKALTFKPELQEILDGIVCEIVEFGAFCHIGPFDALIHMSQIMNDYVEVDSEGEMIVGKEKKQVLKTGDSVRARVVSVSLNELSARESKIGLTMRQPALGSHEWLKAGPAEKDKKKKEEPKKKDEKEKGKK
- the spt4 gene encoding transcription elongation factor subunit Spt4, with the translated sequence MKNLSACKICHLLTNKDVCPNCSLPTSKRWQGYVIIRDPEHSQIAKKMNITKPGKYALKVR
- a CDS encoding DUF359 domain-containing protein yields the protein MRLLPDKLRDKLKEPIGRFFVDEKELIGFLKNEKYIVSVGDQVTYTLLKNNISPIFCVVDFKIKRNLYSSDFKKLIKSFGKKMVRVKNRQGEISDELWEAIKTAYNVLEEGSQRIEVIGEEDMASLAAIFLAPRSDVTIIYGLPDKGVVVVKATDENKLKVKEVLDEM